One Rissa tridactyla isolate bRisTri1 chromosome 1, bRisTri1.patW.cur.20221130, whole genome shotgun sequence DNA segment encodes these proteins:
- the TASL gene encoding TLR adapter interacting with SLC15A4 on the lysosome — translation MLSEGYLYRIAYLCEDLSPELYSKSSAEEMVYEMRSINYSSMDEAQGKSLLQRCRSAGKCISSVCSRGSKHSRRQKDNLLQPTQQPVPAGQPSPAMHVCEGLARKDTYLVPSSCKSICKNYNDLHIAGDYVVPISSVTTDFTCDSGIGPFLESSEIPPPMESVRVPPSSDSSRKPAQGYSSCWRLASLVPHQQPLSDSALNDYLEQKLLELYKQYIMDSTANRASPTQILASELIMTNVDQISMQISRERNMETTKAKDIVISRFLQIASERISSEMSTPSLHISPCSHTNA, via the coding sequence ATGCTGTCAGAAGGTTACCTTTACAGAATCGCCTACCTTTGTGAAGACCTGAGCCCTGAGCTCTACAGCAAGAGTTCGGCTGAGGAAATGGTGTACGAAATGAGGTCTATTAATTATTCTTCCATGGACGAAGCACAAGGGAAAAGTCTCCTTCAGAGATGCAGATCTGCTGGCAAGTGCATTTCCTCTGTCTGCTCTAGAGGCAGCAAGCACAGCAGAAGGCAGAAGGATAATCTCCTACAGCCTACACAGCAGCCTGTCCCCGCAGGGCAGCCGTCTCCAGCCATGCATGTCTGCGAGGGGCTGGCAAGGAAAGACACCTACCTGGTTCCCTCTTCCtgcaaaagcatttgcaaaaacTACAATGACTTGCACATAGCCGGGGACTATGTGGTGCCCATTAGCTCAGTCACGACGGATTTTACCTGCGACAGCGGCATAGGCCCCTTCTTGGAGTCCTCGGAGATTCCTCCCCCCATGGAGTCCGTGAGGGTCCCTCCCTCCAGCGACAGCAGCCGCAAGCCGGCCCAAGGCTACTCCTCGTGCTGGCGGCTGGCCAGCTTAgtgccccaccagcagcccctcTCCGACTCAGCCCTGAATGACTACCTCGAGCAGAAGCTGCTGGAACTGTATAAGCAGTACATCATGGACAGCACGGCAAACAGGGCATCCCCCACTCAGATCCTGGCCTCAGAGCTTATCATGACTAACGTAGATCAAATCAGCATGCAGATATCACGGGAGAGGAACATGGAGACCACCAAGGCCAAAGACATTGTCATTAGCCGCTTCTTACAAATAGCCAGTGAAAGAATATCTTCAGAAATGAGCACACCTAGTCTGCATATTTCCCCATGTAGCCACACTAATGCGTAG